DNA sequence from the Aspergillus luchuensis mitochondrion, complete genome genome:
TTTTTTTTTATTTTTAATGCCAATATTAGCTATAATATTACTAGCAGTTAATTTGATTCTTTCTCCCCATAATCCATATCAAGAAAAAGATAGTGCTTTTGAATGTGGTTTCCATTCTTTCTTAGGACAAAATAGAACACAGTTCAGTATATCTTTTTTTATATTTGCCCTATTATTTTTATTATTTGATTTAGAAATTGTATTAGTTTACCCTTATGTGGTAAGTGCATATACAAACGGAATATATGGTTTAGTAATTATGTTAGTATTTTTCCTTGTATTAACTTTAGGTTTTGCCTTTGAAATAGGAAAAAATGCTTTAAAAATTGAAAGTAGACAAGTTTATAATTTTAATTATAAATCTTGAAGTGGTTATTCATTAATTTATAATTAAATACTGCGAGCTATCTCCAATTTTTAAAAATATATTTGGAACTTCGCCTCGGAGGGGACTTCGGGGCGATGGTACTAATCTTTTTTTTTTTTTTAAGTTAATTATAATATTAGGGTAAAATAAATTAAATTATTTGGTTATTAATAAATTTAATCAAATAATACTTCGCGCGCGTGCAGTTAGCACGCTCGCGAAGTAAGGTCAATAAAATATAAGGTTGACTAAATTGGACTAGTAATTAAAATAAATGAATATCTTAAATAAAAATATAAATGTTTTTAGATATATTAAAAGGACATATACTATTGGATGCTCCTACACCTTGAGGAGTATTTTTCCAAGATAATGCTTCACCTCAAATGGAAGGAATAGAAGAATTACATAATAATATAATGTTTTATTTAGCTGTTATATTATTTACAGTTACATGAATGATGATAATTATTATAAAAAATTTTGTGGCAACAAAATCACCTATAGCTCACAAATATATGAATCACGGTACATTAATAGAATTAATATGAACAATAACACCAGCATTTATATTAATATTAATAGCATTCCCATCATTCAAATTATTATATTTAATGGATGAAGTTATGGATCCATCATTAGTAGTTTATGCAGAAGGTCACCAATGATATTGAAGTTATCAATATCCTGATTTTACTAATGAAGATGATGAATTTATAGAATTTGATTCATATATAGTACCTGAAAGTGATTTAGAAGAAGGTCAATTTAGAATGTTAGAAGTAGATAATAGAGTTATAATACCAGAATTAACACACACAAGATTTGTAATTTCAGCTGCTGATGTTATACATTCTTATGCTTGTCCATCTTTAGGTATAAAAGCTGATGCATATCCAGGTAGATTAAATCAAGCTTCTGTTTATGTAAATCGTCCTGGTACATTCTTTGGACAATGTTCAGAAATATGTGGTATACTTCACAGTTCTATGCCAATTGCTATACAATCTGTGTCAATAAGAGATTTCTTATTATGATTAAGAGAACAAATGGAAGGTTAATTTATTTAATTTTAAAGTATATTGCAATAAAGGTAATATTAAAAAATATTAAAAGTAATATTATTATTAGAAAAATAAAATTAAATTAAATAACTCCGTCGCCCCGGAGAGCACTTCGGGGCAAAGGGACTAAATTTATTTTTAATCAAAAATTACTTGTACAATGTTTAATTATATTATAAAATTAAAGATAATATATATATATTTATATTTATATTATATAAGACGTGTTAATTCAATGGTAGAATAACGTGCTACGGACACGTTTATATAAGTTCGAGTCTTATATACGTCTAACAATTAAAATATAGTCCCCCCGCCCCTAAATCCCTTCGGGTTTTGGGCGAGGGACGGATTGTTAAAAGAAATATAATTATAATATAGTATAGATAAATCAATATATATATATAAAATATTATTTAGAAAATGAATTTTTCAATTTTTTTATTTCTTATAGGAATATTAGGTTTTGTTTTAAATAGAAAAAATATCATATTAATGTTAATATCAATAGAAATTATGTTATTATCAATAACATTTTTAATATTAATAAGTTCACTTAGTTTTGATGATATTTTAGGACAAACTTTTGCTGTATATATTATAACAGTAGCAGGAGCAGAATCTGCAATAGGTTTAGGAATTTTAGTTGCATATTATAGATTAAGAGGAAGTATATCAATACAATATAGATAATGTATTTAACATTGATAATTTTACCTTTATTAGGTTCAATAGTTTCAGGTTTCTTTGGTAGAAAAGTAGGTGTAAAAGGAGCACATTTAATTACATGTGTTTCAGTAATTACAACTACATTTTTAGCTATATTAGCTTTCTTTGAAGTAGGTTTTAATAATATACCTGTAACAATAAATGTAGCTAGATGAGTTGATGTTGAATCACTTTATGTTTTATGAAATTTTAGATTTGATTCATTAACTGTATCTATGTTATTACCTGTTTTAATAGTTTCTAGTTTAGTTCATATTTACTCTATAAGTTATATGAGTCATGATCCTCATAATCAAAGATTCTTTAGTTATTTAAGTTTATTCACTTTTATGATGATTATACTTGTAACAGGTAATAATTATTTAATAATGTTTGTAGGTTGAGAAGGTGTTGGTGTTTGTTCATATTTATTAGTAAATTTCTGATTTACTAGAATAGCAGCAAATCAAAGTTCTTTATCAGCATTATTAACTAATAGAGTAGGTGATACTTTATTAACTGTAGGTATGTTTGCTATATTATGATCTTTTGGTAATATAGATTATAGTACAGTATTTGCATTAGCTCCTTATTATAATGAAAATATTATAACAATAATAGGTATTTGTTTATTAATAGGTGCTACAGCTAAAAGTTCACAAGTAGGTTTACATATTTGATTACCTCAAGCTATGGAGGGACCAACTCCTGTATCTGCATTAATTCACGCTGCTACTATGGTTACAGCAGGAGTATACTTATTAATGAGATCATCACCATTAATAGAGTATAGTTCAACTGTATTAGTACTTTGTTTATGATTAGGTGCTATAACTACAGTATTTAGTTCTTTAATTGGTTTATTCCAACAAGATATTAAAAAAGTTATTGCTTATTCTACTATGAGTCAATTAGGTATGATGGTAATAGCTGTTGGTTTATCTAGTTATAATTTAGCTTTATTCCATTTAGTAAATCATGCTTTCTATAAAGCATTATTATTCTTAGGTGCTGGTTCAGTTATACACGCTGTAGCTGATAATCAAGATTTCAGAAAATATGGAGGTTTAAGAGAATTCTTACCTTTAACTTACTCAGTTATGTTAATAGCTTCATTAAGTTTAGTAGCTGTACCTTTTATGACTGGATTCTATTCTAAAGATTTTATTCTTGAATCTGCTTATGGACAATATTATTTATCTAGTACTATTGTTTACTTTGTAGCTACTATTGGTGCTATGTTTACTACACTTTATTCAGCTAAAGTTTTATATTTAACTTTCTTAACTAACCCTAATGGTCCTTTAGTTAATTATAAACATGCTCATGAAGGTGATTTATTTATGACTATACCTTTAATTATTTTAGCTATTTTTTCAATATTCTTTGGATATTTAACTAAAGATATTTTTATAGGTTTAGGTACTGGTTTCTTTACTGATAATAGTTTATTTATTCACCCTAGTCATGAAATTATGTTAGATACAGAATTTGCTGTACCTACATTCTTTAAATTATTACCTTTTGTGTTTACTGTTTCATTAAGTTTACTTTCTGTTTTATTATCCGAATTTTTACCTAAATTACTTATTAATTTTAAATTCTCTAGATTTGGTTATAATATTTTTAGTTTCTTTAATCAAAGATTCTATATAGAATTATTCTATAATAAATATATAGTTGAAGGTGTTTTAAAATTAGGTGGTCAAACTTCTAAAAGTTTAGATAAAGGTTCTGTAGAATTAATAGGACCTTATGGTTTAGAAAAAGGATTATTAGCTTTAAGTAATAGTTTAGGTAATTTAAGTACAGGTATTGTTACTACTTATGCTTTATATATCTTAATAGGATTAATCTTTTATATTTCTCTATTATATTTCTCTTATAATGATAATAATTTATTAATCTTAATTATTTTTACTTTATTTGCTTTATTAAACAGTAACAAGAAATAATCTTTAAACTAATAAATAGTTATTAAACAAATATATGTTTTTTTTAATATTATTAGTTTAATTTAAAGTTATTTTTTCTTTAAAAAAAAAAACATATAATTTTTTTTTTTTAGTCTTTAACTTTTTTTTTTTTTTTTAGTTTTTAAATTTATTTTAATATACTTTATGCTTTTATCGTCAATATTTTGTTTATTACTATCTAATGCTTTATCTTTTAGACGTGATACTGCAATTTTATATAGTAGAATTGGAATAATAGTATTATTTTATTGTATTTATTTAGCTTATAATAATTTATTTTTAACATATTTAGATAATGGTATTGGGTTATTTGGAGGGTTATTTTACACATCTTCTATAACACAAATATTTCACATATTAATATTTCTAGTAAGTTTATTGATATTGAATATGACAGGATTTTATCCTAGAAAACTTATATCAAGTGAATATATGAGTTTACATAAATTAATATTTACAAAATTAAGCTTTGTAAAAAATTTAACTGTATCAAATATTATATTAAAAAAAGGAGAACAATATACAATAATAGAATATACATTAATGTTATTATTTATAATAACAGGAAGTGTATTATTAATATCAAGTAGTGATTTAGTATCCATTTTCTT
Encoded proteins:
- the nad3 gene encoding NADH dehydrogenase subunit 3, which translates into the protein MTTTTFFLFLMPILAIILLAVNLILSPHNPYQEKDSAFECGFHSFLGQNRTQFSISFFIFALLFLLFDLEIVLVYPYVVSAYTNGIYGLVIMLVFFLVLTLGFAFEIGKNALKIESRQVYNFNYKSWSGYSLIYN
- the cox2 gene encoding cytochrome oxidase subunit 2, producing MFLDILKGHILLDAPTPWGVFFQDNASPQMEGIEELHNNIMFYLAVILFTVTWMMIIIIKNFVATKSPIAHKYMNHGTLIELIWTITPAFILILIAFPSFKLLYLMDEVMDPSLVVYAEGHQWYWSYQYPDFTNEDDEFIEFDSYIVPESDLEEGQFRMLEVDNRVIIPELTHTRFVISAADVIHSYACPSLGIKADAYPGRLNQASVYVNRPGTFFGQCSEICGILHSSMPIAIQSVSIRDFLLWLREQMEG
- the nad5 gene encoding NADH dehydrogenase subunit 5, which translates into the protein MYLTLIILPLLGSIVSGFFGRKVGVKGAHLITCVSVITTTFLAILAFFEVGFNNIPVTINVARWVDVESLYVLWNFRFDSLTVSMLLPVLIVSSLVHIYSISYMSHDPHNQRFFSYLSLFTFMMIILVTGNNYLIMFVGWEGVGVCSYLLVNFWFTRIAANQSSLSALLTNRVGDTLLTVGMFAILWSFGNIDYSTVFALAPYYNENIITIIGICLLIGATAKSSQVGLHIWLPQAMEGPTPVSALIHAATMVTAGVYLLMRSSPLIEYSSTVLVLCLWLGAITTVFSSLIGLFQQDIKKVIAYSTMSQLGMMVIAVGLSSYNLALFHLVNHAFYKALLFLGAGSVIHAVADNQDFRKYGGLREFLPLTYSVMLIASLSLVAVPFMTGFYSKDFILESAYGQYYLSSTIVYFVATIGAMFTTLYSAKVLYLTFLTNPNGPLVNYKHAHEGDLFMTIPLIILAIFSIFFGYLTKDIFIGLGTGFFTDNSLFIHPSHEIMLDTEFAVPTFFKLLPFVFTVSLSLLSVLLSEFLPKLLINFKFSRFGYNIFSFFNQRFYIELFYNKYIVEGVLKLGGQTSKSLDKGSVELIGPYGLEKGLLALSNSLGNLSTGIVTTYALYILIGLIFYISLLYFSYNDNNLLILIIFTLFALLNSNKK
- the nad4L gene encoding NADH dehydrogenase subunit 4L, giving the protein MNFSIFLFLIGILGFVLNRKNIILMLISIEIMLLSITFLILISSLSFDDILGQTFAVYIITVAGAESAIGLGILVAYYRLRGSISIQYR